In a genomic window of Bradyrhizobium ontarionense:
- the ybgC gene encoding tol-pal system-associated acyl-CoA thioesterase, which translates to MTHQHLDGEIRDGHHHMQVRVYYEDTDFSGIVYHANYLRFMERGRTNHLRLMGAEQHALFAQAESEAPGFAFVVRSMTLDFLRPARMDDVLDVVTWPIAVKGASITLAQEVRRGEDVLVKADVRVAFVSSGRAHPIPKALRDLFKADLA; encoded by the coding sequence GTGACCCATCAACATCTCGACGGCGAGATCCGCGACGGCCACCACCACATGCAGGTCCGCGTCTATTACGAGGACACGGATTTTTCCGGCATCGTCTATCACGCCAACTATCTCCGCTTCATGGAGCGCGGCCGCACCAACCATCTGCGGCTGATGGGCGCCGAGCAGCATGCGCTGTTCGCCCAGGCCGAAAGCGAAGCGCCGGGCTTCGCCTTCGTGGTGCGCTCGATGACGCTCGATTTTCTCCGTCCGGCGCGCATGGACGATGTGCTGGACGTGGTCACGTGGCCGATCGCGGTCAAGGGCGCATCGATCACGCTGGCCCAGGAAGTCCGCCGTGGCGAGGACGTGCTGGTGAAGGCCGATGTGCGCGTCGCCTTCGTCAGCAGCGGCCGGGCGCATCCGATTCCGAAAGCGCTGCGCGATCTGTTCAAGGCCGACCTGGCTTAG
- a CDS encoding metallophosphoesterase, whose protein sequence is MLSRRRFLSFSGGLAATGFSTATYGVGVEPLRLSVTDYHVRPRNWPAGLTLKIAAIADIHACDPWMSLAHIETIVGRTNALQPDLIVLLGDYVVGHRHHIGRIDAAAWAPVLAGLKAPLGVHAILGNHDYWDDRTVQRDGHGAPVAQKALEAVGIPVYENDVVRLTRDGHAFWLAGLGDQLAYMPARRFRPVPRIGVDDLAGVLRKVTDHAPVILLAHEPDVALRVPARVSLQLSGHTHGGQVRLLGWSPAVPTRNGVNLAYGHIRTQCDVIVSGGLGCSIMPVRIGMPPEIVLVSVGGEPMEATS, encoded by the coding sequence ATGCTGTCACGCCGTCGCTTTCTCTCATTCTCCGGCGGTCTTGCCGCGACCGGTTTTTCCACCGCGACCTATGGCGTCGGCGTTGAGCCGCTCCGGCTCAGCGTCACCGACTATCATGTTCGTCCGCGCAACTGGCCAGCCGGCCTGACACTGAAGATCGCCGCGATCGCGGACATCCACGCCTGCGATCCCTGGATGTCGCTCGCGCATATCGAAACGATCGTCGGGCGAACCAACGCGCTGCAGCCGGATCTGATCGTCCTGCTCGGCGACTACGTCGTCGGTCATCGCCATCACATCGGGCGCATTGACGCTGCAGCGTGGGCGCCGGTGCTGGCTGGATTGAAAGCGCCGCTGGGTGTTCACGCCATTCTCGGCAATCACGACTACTGGGATGATCGAACCGTGCAGCGCGATGGCCACGGAGCGCCGGTGGCTCAGAAGGCGCTCGAAGCGGTTGGCATTCCCGTCTACGAGAACGACGTCGTGCGTCTCACCAGGGATGGCCATGCATTCTGGCTCGCAGGCCTTGGCGATCAGCTGGCCTACATGCCTGCCCGCCGGTTCCGACCGGTGCCACGAATCGGCGTCGACGATCTCGCTGGTGTGCTGCGGAAAGTGACGGACCATGCGCCGGTCATCCTGCTCGCGCATGAGCCGGACGTCGCGCTGCGCGTGCCGGCGCGGGTGTCGCTGCAGCTGTCCGGCCATACCCATGGCGGCCAAGTCCGGCTGCTGGGTTGGTCGCCGGCTGTTCCGACCCGCAACGGCGTCAATCTTGCCTATGGTCACATCCGCACGCAATGTGACGTCATCGTCTCCGGCGGGCTCGGATGCAGCATCATGCCGGTGCGGATCGGCATGCCGCCGGAGATCGTGCTGGTGAGCGTCGGCGGGGAACCGATGGAGGCCACTTCGTAG
- a CDS encoding cytidine deaminase, whose amino-acid sequence MVSKKDKELIAAAASAVKSRYRNDWQEVGAAMRTRDGRIITGVNIDAYLGRNAVCAEAIAIGRAITEHGDHGIETIVAVRHPKPGEPGEVAVVSPCGTCRELIHDYDAKARVIVPSNGKGPAAVTIGELLPNKYRRGNE is encoded by the coding sequence ATGGTGAGCAAGAAGGACAAGGAGCTGATCGCGGCGGCGGCATCAGCGGTGAAGAGCCGCTATCGCAACGATTGGCAGGAGGTCGGCGCGGCCATGCGCACCCGCGACGGGCGCATCATCACCGGTGTCAACATCGACGCCTATCTCGGCCGCAACGCCGTCTGCGCCGAGGCGATCGCGATCGGCCGGGCCATCACTGAGCATGGTGATCACGGCATCGAGACCATCGTGGCGGTGCGCCATCCCAAGCCCGGCGAGCCGGGCGAGGTTGCGGTGGTCTCGCCCTGCGGCACCTGCCGCGAGTTGATCCACGACTACGATGCGAAGGCGCGCGTCATCGTGCCGTCGAACGGCAAGGGGCCTGCGGCGGTGACCATCGGCGAGCTGCTGCCGAACAAATACCGGCGCGGCAACGAATGA
- the ruvB gene encoding Holliday junction branch migration DNA helicase RuvB: MKPPARMVSPERRSDDVGDTALRPQQLSEFVGQQQARANLSIFIEAARKRGEALDHVLFVGPPGLGKTTLAQIVARELGVGFRATSGPVIAKAGDLAALLTNLEERDVLFIDEIHRLSPAVEEVLYPAMEDFQLDLIIGEGPAARSVKIDLSKFTLVGATTRAGLLTNPLRDRFGIPIRLNFYTVEELEGIVTRGARVLGIGMTADGANEIARRARGTPRIAGRLLRRVRDFASAADAAAIDRAIADHALSALEVDAAGLDAMDRRYLTTIALNYGGGPVGVETMAAALSEPRDAIEDIIEPYLIQCGYLQRTPRGRLLTSHAFRHLGMAEPNRDASQFGLFGNEDDA, encoded by the coding sequence ATGAAGCCGCCCGCGCGCATGGTCAGCCCGGAGCGCCGCTCCGACGATGTCGGCGACACCGCGCTGCGTCCGCAGCAGCTCTCGGAGTTCGTCGGCCAGCAGCAGGCGCGCGCCAATCTCTCGATCTTCATCGAGGCGGCGCGCAAGCGCGGCGAGGCGCTCGACCATGTGCTGTTCGTGGGTCCTCCCGGCCTTGGTAAGACCACCTTGGCCCAGATCGTAGCGCGCGAGCTCGGCGTCGGCTTTCGCGCCACGTCGGGTCCGGTCATCGCCAAGGCCGGCGATCTCGCGGCTCTCCTGACCAACCTCGAAGAGCGCGACGTGCTGTTCATCGACGAGATCCATCGTCTGAGCCCAGCCGTCGAGGAGGTGCTCTATCCGGCGATGGAGGATTTCCAGCTCGATCTCATCATCGGCGAGGGCCCGGCGGCGCGCTCGGTCAAGATCGATCTGTCGAAATTCACCCTGGTCGGCGCCACCACGCGCGCGGGCCTGCTGACCAATCCCTTGCGCGACCGTTTCGGCATTCCGATCCGGCTGAACTTCTACACGGTCGAGGAGCTGGAGGGCATCGTCACGCGCGGCGCCCGCGTGCTCGGGATCGGCATGACCGCTGACGGTGCCAACGAGATCGCGCGCCGCGCCCGCGGTACGCCACGCATCGCTGGCCGCCTGCTGCGCCGGGTGCGTGACTTCGCGTCCGCCGCCGATGCGGCCGCCATCGACCGCGCCATCGCCGATCATGCGCTAAGCGCGCTGGAGGTCGATGCCGCAGGCCTCGATGCGATGGATCGGCGTTATCTCACGACCATCGCGCTGAACTATGGCGGCGGACCGGTCGGCGTCGAGACTATGGCCGCGGCGCTGTCGGAGCCGCGCGACGCGATCGAGGACATCATCGAGCCGTATCTGATCCAGTGCGGCTATCTGCAGCGCACCCCGCGCGGCCGGCTGCTGACCTCGCACGCCTTTCGTCACCTCGGCATGGCCGAGCCGAACCGCGATGCCAGCCAGTTCGGCCTGTTCGGCAATGAGGACGACGCTTAA